GATAAACCCAGTTATTTATATCACTGGGACGAATGTTTTCACTCTTAAAagctgaaataaataaaaagtggaGGCACATTCAAACATGCAACATAATGTTGCATTGTGAATATATTCCTGAGGCTCATTGTgcattctatttttaatttattaatttaattaattacccaaaataacttttctatTAGGTTTTCCACTAATCTATTATGAGTCGTTTCTTTGCTGGATCAGACTCTGACTCGGACAGTTCGTCTGAGGAGGAGGTTATTCAACGCCCAGCAGGACCCACTATCTTCAcggtaaaatatcaattttctgattttatttccCCTATAAATTTCTTCTCCTTACACAGTTTTCAGATGATGAAGAAGAGGTTAAAAGGGTTGTACGATCTGCAAAAGAAAAACGCTATGAAGAGCttacaaatattattaagCAAATCAGGAACTTTAAGAAGATCAAAGACATGGCCAGTATGCTCAACAGTAATTTTGTCTTAATATTAATTCTGTTGCTATATATTAAAAGTATAATTTAAGGTTTTGAGGAATTGCAAAAGGCTTATGTGAAAGCCCTTCCTGTAATAGCAAAAGAGGAAAAGGGGGAAACTCCAAGATTCTTTATTAGGTGTCTTGTTGAAATGGAGGATTTTATTAATGAGACTTGGGAAGACAGGGAATTCAGAAAAaacatgaataaaaataataggtTTGGGATAGTTGTATGcaattgtaaaaatgttttctggGAATGCATTATTTTAGCAAATCTTTAGCTTCAATGCGCCAAAAACtaaggaaatatttgaaagattttgaagatgatatttccaaatttaggGAAAACCCTGATCAACCAGATGATGATGAGGAGGAGGAGaaaagtaagtttttatttcaactgAAAATGTGAGTTTATATGCATGATTTAGATGAGCCAAAAGAAGAGTCTGATGATGAACCACCAGTCAAAAGCCAATTTGTCAAAACACCAGCAGTTCCTCAGACTAAACAGGAGTCAGATTCTGATTCTGATGAGTGGCCCTCAGACTCTGAATCTAGTTCTGAGTCATCAGATGATGAGGGAAAGTATACTAGTATGCGGGAAAGGTTAGTTATTGTTTAAAGGTTGTTTGGATGGTATTTAATAAGAATATGACATATGtaggtttttgaaaaaaaccaaAGAAGATGATGAAGAGAAGGAAAAACGGAAAGAAGAAAAACGCAAGGAAAGAAAGGAGAAGGAATTACGTAAATTGAAACGTCAAGCTGAGGAGGAAGAGGCGACGGGCGACGGGGAGGGCTGGGAGGAAGTTAGAGGCGGCTTTACCTTgcttaaagtaaattttattgttcttaaaaGTAGCTAGTTTAAATATGCGAAAAAATTTGCAGGAAAAACCCAAAATGTTCGCCAAAGATGCACAGATCGATTTGAAActtgtaataaagaaattaagcgAAATTATGGCGGCTAGAGGCAAGAAACGCACGGACCGTAGGGAGCAGATTGAATTGCTGCATGAACTGCAGGCCATTTCAGACCAGCACAAGTTAGGAGCTGCCATTACCGTGAAAATTAAACTTGCAATAatttccgccgtttttgattACAATCCCAAGGTTTCCGATGCAATgaaggtaaatattttttgggtttaaaaaattgagttaattcaatttatcttCAGCCTGAACATTGGACAAAACTTCTTGAACGTATGAATGAGGTTCTGGAGCTTCTATTGGCTAATCCTCAATTGAATGTGTCTGAAACTGTCGCTGAAGAAAACGAGAGTTTAGAAGAAGCTCCATTTAAAATCAGAGGTTGCATTTTGACATCCGTAGAACGCCTCGACGACGAGTTCACTAAATTACTCAAAGAATGCGATCCCCATTCCAACGAGTACGTCGAAAGGCTCAAAGATGAGTCTCGAGTCTCCTCTATCATcgataaaactataaaataccTCGAAAAGACCAATGTTCCGTCGGAGCTCTGTCGTATATATCTTCGCAAAATTGAACATGTATACTACAAATTTGACCCGAGAGTGATTCAACAGAAAACCGGTGAGGTGCCTAAAGATGTGCTAACATCGGTGCAAGAGATGGACAAACTATGCAAGTTCATCTACGCCAAGGACAACACTGATCGGTTGAGGACCAGAGCTATTTTGTCGCACATTTACCATCACGCATTGCACGACAACTGGTTCCAGGCGAGGGATTTGGTGTTGATGTCGCATCTGCAGGAAACAATCCAACATTCTGATCCGAGCACACAGATATTGTACAATCGAACGATGGCCCATTTGGGGTTGTGCGCGTTTAGGCACGCTAATATCAAAGATGCGCATAATTGTCTGGTGGATTTGATGATGACTGGGAAACCGAAAGAGTTGTTGGCTCAAGGTAAGGGatgaaacataattttatacagggtagttTTATAGACACAAGTTTAATAGAtacaagtttaattttttaacttaataataacaaaattccaGGCTTGTTACCACAGAGACAACACGAACGCTCTaaagaacaagaaaaaattgaaaagcaacgCCAAATGCCTTTCCACATGCACATCAATTTAGAGCTTCTTGAGTGCGTCTATCTAGTATCGGCGATGCTCATTGAAATCCCTTATATGGCAGCCCATGAGTTCGATGCCCGTCGTCGCATGATTTCCAAGACGTTCTATCAACAGCTAAGATCCTCTGAACGACAAAGCTTGGTAGGCCCTCCTGAAAGCATGAGAGAGCACGTCGTTGCCGCCGCCAAAGCCATGCGAAATGGGAACTGGTCTGCTTGCAATAACTTTATTATCAACGAGAAAATGAACGCTAAAGTTTGGGATTTGTTTTATCAGGCCGATGCAGTTCGGTAAACATTCTCTCGTTACAATTTTTCCCATATATACTGTCTTTTTCTTTGTGTCAGATCAATGCTTACAAAGCTGATTAAAGAAGAATCATTGCGGACATACCTTTTCACATATTCCCACGTTTATGACTCAATTTCCATGGCCACTTTAGCAGACATGTTCGAATTACAGAAGTCTGTGGTTCATTCTACTATTTCTAAGATGATTATTAACGAGGAATTGATGGTATTGAGCTTAAAGTCCAGTTAAAGTTTGGACTGAATTTTGGTCCTTGTAGGCTTCTTTGGACGATCCTACCCAGACTGTAGTCATGCATCGTAGCGAGCCATCGAGGCTCCAGTCTCTAGCTTTGCAGCTCGCCGATAAAATCAACAACTTTGTGGATTCAAACGAACGTATTTTAGAGACTAAACAAGGGAACTTTTTCTTGCGAGGCGCGAATCAGGTAAACCAATATCGACTTTAAGTATTTCAAGGCataatgtgtgattttttaaggGCAATTTCCGAGGCGAACGACAATACAGAGGAAATCAGAATTGGGATAGGCAAAGGCGTGAACGTGAACATAAAAAGGACAATTATTAGAAGATTATTTAAAGCcattaatattattacaatataattattactggatttacattttattttttaattgcacaTTCAATGCAGTAGGTTAAAGTACTCTGTTGCTGTTCTCCCAAAGTTatctttcaaattaatatcagCCCCTCTCATTATCAAATACTCAAACACTTCTTTTGACCCTTTTCTGGCTGCACAATGTGCTGCAGTCcatccatttttatttccacaatagtttacatcaaaatttaaCTCGTTCAAAACATACTCTATGACTTCTATTTTGTCCTGAATGGCCACTAAATGCAAAACACTGGAAATACATAATTGCCATTTATGAAGCTACAATACCTGATTTAACTACCTTAAACCACTGTTATTTGTTAGGTGAATATCAGCTTTGTTCTCCACTAAAATCCTTGCTAAATCCAAATGTTGGCCCAAAAGTGCCTCGTGCAGTGGAGTATTGCCACAGCCATCCTTAGAATTAACATCCAAATACTTTAAAAGCCtgcataaaatttgtttatttccaTGCAGAGCTGTAATATGTAGAGCAGTTCTTccatttcttgtttttaaatCCACCTAATCTATACGTCAACACATAAAAACATTCCCAAGataaatatacatacaatCAATTCTTTCTCAATCAGGTAATCAAGTATATCAAGCCCCCTTTCTCTAGCCAAAATATGCACACAAGTCCATCCATCTTTGTTAGGGTAATTAATTTCAGCTCCTTCAACAACTAAACTTTGAACTATGCTTAAACTAACTTCAGCTTGAATTTTAGTGCAGGCTAGCATTAAAGGGGTCCAATCGCCTCTTCGTAGGGCATTTACATCAGCCCCATATGAACAGAGCTTCTTTACACTATGAAGCTGGGTGAACTGTGCTGCTTCATGCAAGGGGGTTTTGTCGTCCCTGTTTTTAATGTTAACAAGACAGGGTGAGTATTCAGTTAAGAGGTAATCTATCGTGGTTAAATAGCCTAATCTAGCGGCTATATGTAGGGCCGTGTCTCCGGTTTGTTCGTACGAAATGGAGCTCCAGTGGAAGAGTggattttggaattttaaagtttgcaaAGTAGATATGTTGTTTAGTTGGATTTCctttaatactttttcttgtatttttttgttacggGTCTTTGAATGTGTCATAACGAAGTTTTTGATAAATGTAGGAATACGTAAAAAGGGAAATAAACAAACCAAAAATGAGCTTTGCGTCGTTGCCAGATTTCAGGTGTCAATGTCACTAATCacaaattggcaaaaattatAGGCGAAATACGTTTCTCAAATTGTGCAGCTGCGAGTAGCGCATTCTTCAACTGTCAAAATAACGTCCTGACTCATGTCATAACAGaagattcaattttttcctagAATTTCACCAATTTccgttatttttttaatttctcctttttactagttttttgtacattttgaAGTGCACTTTGAACCACCACAAGTCATGTCAAGACCTCCCAGACGTCCTGGAAGAAGCCCTAGACGTATGAACCACTCGCCGAATTTGAACCATCCTCACGTTcaggtaaaataaaaaccaattttccttttacttTCCAACAGgtttatttcataaaactcAATAGAAATTCAATGTAAGTAAACGTCCCTGTTTGTATACATACAATTACAAAAGCTCAAATACTGTATAAtatctataataaaatatttataaacattattaaattgaacTGAAATTACCCATTTTAAGTTCATTATTAgtcaaaatcatcaaaactATTGTGACCCTGATGCCCCTGCTTCTTCTGGAGACTTCATGATAATGTTGTATTTTTGCTCACATATCTGCAAAGTTTCATCTATAATCTCTTTGATACGCTTTCTGTTCCCGTCATCAGGCACTAGCTTCAAGGCCATCAAAATTTCCAGCACATTACTCTCTATTAGTTTATTGGCAAGCTCTTTACTTGCACTTATAATATTGGCCACAATGCAAACTCCTCTATACTGCATGCTTGGTGATATATTGGCAAGCAGGCATTGAATAGCTTCAAGCCAATTACTTGAGTCAAAAACCTTTTCACAACACTTCTCAGAGTAGCCTGTCAATACCGCTAAAGTTCCACTAGCAGCCATTGCAGTATCCTCATCTTCATCCAAACAGCATGAGACAATATACTTCACTCTATCATTGTCACCTGTGAAAAATTTCTGGATTATATCTTCACTCTGTACCAAATTACACATGCACTGCACTGCTGCTCTAGAAATATACTGATGGTCTTCATACATGTAGTGctcaattttgtaaaaaccaCCTTCCTTGACTATCCTTTGCCGAGCTGCCTCATTTATTTGGGCAATGTTGCAGAGAGCCATTAAAGCTTCAAAATTCTCCAAACCTGTGCAATCTTGATGTAAGAGTGATAGCATGGGGCGAATACATTCTAGAGCTCTTTGACCAGGGAAAGCCACTTCAGGGTTCATGGTAATTCCAATTCTTGCCAGAGCTTGGGCTGCTTGACACTTCCCTTTCTCTGTGCCTTCTAGAGCTAGTTTTATCAGCACTTTGACGGCTCCTTGTTGCACTAGCATTCCTCTTAGTTCATGTTCTGACGCCAAGGCATTGAAAACTCGGGATATTAGTTCTTTTGAGTTATGGCTCTCTGTTTTGGATAAAGCAACCAGAGCTGTGGTCACATTTTCATGTCCCAGAGCTATTAATCTTTTAGTGACGAAATCAGGGTCATCCAGTTCATGCTCTTCAGGGATATGTTGCTTTGCAAATTTAGCCAATTCCGCCATTTCTGGGATAACCTCTTGTTTCTGATAGGCATTGCATAAGTTGACTAAAGTTGTGACTACACCAAAAACCATGCTCTGGTCACCTGTTTTAGCAAGTTCTACCAGAGCTCTTAAAGCTGCTTTGTCTTCTATGAGCTTCTCCTTTACTTCTGCATCCAAAGTTAAGTAACTTAAACCCTCCGCCGCCCATTTTCTGATATCTATGTCTTTGCCTGGATGTAAAAGAAATCTGCGGCAAGCTTCAGCTAATTTTAACGTAGAACCTTCAGCAAAGGGCTTTATTGTGGCATCGCTGCCACCATAGCTGCCCAATTTGCACAAACCTACCAAAGCTCTAATTCTAATATGGTCGTTCTTAGATTTATAGAGCTTTTTTAGAATGTCTGCTCCTTGAGTCACAATGCTTCTGGCTTTATCTGCCTTGCTTGCCGCCGCTATCAAACATTCGCACGCAACTTTTTGTTGCAATTCATCCTCCTCAGTGTTGGCCATTACTAAAATCATCTCAATAATGCCTTCTTTACCAATAATGCTATTTCCAATGTCTAAGGGACCTCTGAGGAGCTCAGTTATTGCGACAGTTATACGCAATTTGCTTTCAATGTCAGGGGTTagtagtttttcttttatgaaGTCTTGTATTTTGCTTAGGAAGTTGTCTCGGGCCTTGTCATAGTACATGTTGTCATACACTCGGGACAAGCATACTGCAGCAATTGTCctgaaaacattaaatttttgcacaaAAGAGAACGTGTTGTTTTTGTTGCAGTGTGTTTTATCATAATGAGCTGAATcaattttaaggattttaaatcatatttttaccACTGAAATTCTGCaaagttttttaacaaatcttGTATCTACAAGGCCTAGTTGAAAACGAATTTTCATTTACTGTCAACTTtcattcatcaaagtagtgAATTCCTCATAGACGTTTTATTCatgatagaaaataaataacaagaTAACTTGTTTCTATTAATTGTTACTTTGGGGCCTGGATTCAATTAGCTTTCCATTATTTTGAATGATCAGGATGATctcaataatgaaattatcaGATAGTGGAAAAACCCTTtgcaactttttaacaaatatacagggtgagtcttaAGTAATGGGACACAGAGCAATGATGGatttataacataaaaataatgcaatatagctaaatttatgttattccaaaagttgataataactgagatacagggtgccaaagttgaaaaatgaaatcaaattttctttaatatctctggAACAGTTCGggctaatttcacgaaatttcttATATAGGGGTTTTTGGAGAtggtcaattcaaatttatcgacgATTTCGGTGTAACTTCTAGATTGTGCCACAATCGACAATTAGGagtcatttaaaccatttaaacttttttgtgccacggtgtatgtcatttggactcattaaaatttgttcccctaccttttctagttaaaaaagttatatctTATTGGTGTCGCTAGGAGcaacggttttcgagaaattcaattaaataacttaaattcccattttttctacttgttgacatgtaacaacataatttttttgtattgttaaaaaagcacaaagataatatgaaaacaatttaataccgTAGTTGGTCTTctattgacatatttatttaagttccaaacgaatattttaacaataacaaaaaaaattacgatgTTACTTTATCTTAGTAGTCTATGATATAACAAATGAATGATATAACATATGAAAACAAAGATAtgtcaaacaaaaattcagtttcacTGCATTGTGTTTGTAaagtatacaaataaatttacaatttaattaaaatgccgagacataataattattctaatgTTGAAATGAGAGATATGGTGTGTGTATACGCCCAAGAAAATTATAACGGGCGTCAAGCTTGTCAACGTTATTTCGAAATGTACTCAAATCGACAacaaccaaattttaaaacgattaaaaGAATTTACGATCGATTGGGTGAGACCGGCTcatttcaacataaaaaaaaacccttGGACGCCCGAAAATTATTACACCAGAgcaagaagaagaaattctaGAAGGCGTTGTTGATACCCCAGAAATAAGCACAAGGCGTATGGCAGCACGTGCAGGAGTAAGTCAAAAATCAGTAGTGCgaatttttcttgaagagAAACTGTACACGTACCATTTTACGCCGGTACAAAACTTATGTGAAGTCGATCTTCAAGCGAGATTGCAATTTTGTAACTTCTTTCGTATGTGCCAGAATGAAGATCCACTGTTTTTAAATAAGGTCCTCTTTACGGATGAGGCAACTTTTACCCGTCGAGGTATAATTAACCACCGTAACAAACATGCATGGGACACAGAAAACCCTCACCTAACTACTGAACGCCACTTTCAGcacgaatttaaaataaatgtttggtgCGGGATTATTGACAACTATTTCGTAGGACCCTATGTATTACCACCCAAATTGAATGGTCCTCTGTACTTAGAGTTCCTCCAAAATGAACTAGGGAACCTTCTTGATGATGTGCCTCTGAATTTAAGGCaagtaatgttttttatgCAAGATGGTGCACCCGCACATTTTTCCCGCCCAGTAAAGGATTTCTTAAGTACACGTTTTGCCAATCGTTGTATAGGACGTggatttgaaataccctggcCCCCACGGAGCCCCGACTTCAATCCTATGGACTTTTGTGTATGGGGTTACATGAAATCTTCGGTTTaccaaaatacaataaatacacctgaagaattattaaacaaaattcaaaatgcagTCACATTATTTCGGAATGAAcaattgctatttaaaataaagaagtcGTTCTGTAAAAGAATTGCAAAATGTATCCAAGTAAATGGTGGACACGTCGAACATTTATTGTCACAGGaagatatgtttaatttttaattttttgttattgttaaaatattcgtttggaacttaaataaatatgtcaatagAAGACCAACTAcggtattaaattgttttcatattatctttgtgcttttttaacaatacaaaaaaattatgttgttacatgtcaacaagtagaaaaaatgggaatttaagttatttaattgaatttctcgaaaaccgttgCTCCTAGCGACACCAATAagatataacttttttaactagaaaaggtaggggaacaaattttaatgagtccaaatgacatacaccgtggcacaaaaaagtttaaatggtttaaatgactCCTAATTGTCGATTGTGGCACAATCTAGAAGTTACACCGAAATcgtcgataaatttgaattgaccaTCTCCAAAAACCCCTATATaagaaatttcgtgaaattagccCGAACTGTTccagagatattaaagaaaatttgatttcatttttcaactttggcaccctgtatctcagttattatcaacttttggaataacataaatttagctatattgcattatttttatgtcataaaTCCATCGTTGCTCTGTGTCCCATTACTtaagactcaccctgtatatacttACCTTGTAGAAGGTGTTATACTCATGGAACTCTCATAATGAAACTCCTCAAGCTCACTAGCACAGTCAAGCAATTTTTTCACTCCCCCCTTCTCCATCAATTGTTCAGCCCAACTGAATGCAGTATGATGAATATTTTTGGTCAACAGTTCAATGATTGCATCTCTTGCTAAGCCACTAATTGCCTGGTTATTAATTGCCATAGTCAAACATGTGAGCAGAGTGTCAATTGTGGCTTTATTTCTCTCAACTAAttctttttttggttttgcatctgattttatttccatccctatgaaatttcattaaattaagttGCTTAATTccctaaaaattattaagattttacCAGAGAGAGAATTCAAGATGCACTGCAAGCAATACTGGGCAGCATTCACGATTTCCTGGCTTTTTGAGTCCAAAATCTCAAGAAACCAAGGGACTCCAGCATCCTTCAACACAGTCTTAGTTTTCTCCTCTGAATGTTTACATAACTCCCCAATTATTCTAATTCCAGTCACATAcaatgtttgatttttctccacctttaggtaatttttaatCTTCTTCACTATAGAGCTTTGTTTTATCATCACTTCACTGCCTGCATTTTCCTTAGCCAAAACTAATAAGTTTTTCATGGCTGTTTCACGTTTCTCTTTTTCATTAGTTGGATCAAAGACAATTTTAACCATGTTCTCAAGCTTTGTGTTTGTCTGGGCATTAATTCTAGCTCGTTCTTCTACCACTCTGTGAAGACGATGCAGGTATGGctgaattgatttatttgtggGGTCATCTTTGAATATTTGTGTAGCATCACAGAAAGCTTCCTCATATCTAAATATTAAGtgttaatttattgtaaacGATTGTTAAGTGAATAAGTAGGTACCTTTGGAGGCTCTCTAATGCCTGACATCTCCTGAACAATGCTTTAGGATCATTTGGGCATATTTCCAGGCTTCTGTCGCAGTCTTGCACAGTTTTTTCAAAGTCTTCTAATTTCAAATGGGCAGCTGCTCGATTTTTGTAATAGACAGCCAGTTCTTTGGGCTCCCCCTTCACTCCACTGATGGCCTTGCTGTAATGTTTCACTGCCTCGTCCCATTTCTCGTTTTTGAACGCATCATTCCCTTGCTCCTTATACTTTTCACACTCTATAATTTCCATCTTAGAATCTTTTTTCGAATGGTTTTTAACAAGTTATGTTTTATAGGTTAGTTGAGGGTTCACTAGTAATactttgtaattttggcacgagGATTTCTTATGTCGTATTTATAAGGCTTTCCCAAGGAATTTTCTCAGATTTTCTAGAAGAGGAGGgatttctaataataaatgagCTAATTTTAGCGGAGaagatagaaaattttatttttgtttcgatTTCTATTTTTGTGTGAGACTTTTAATTTGGTTCTTAGGTACTCATTTGGTCCTTGGCTAAGGCAAATTAAAGAACAATTAcagatttcaattaattttataaacttaattaactgtttatttttattttatggttttttttaaccaCAAATGTCAGATCAGCTGTTCAAT
The DNA window shown above is from Euwallacea similis isolate ESF13 chromosome 2, ESF131.1, whole genome shotgun sequence and carries:
- the eIF3c gene encoding eukaryotic translation initiation factor 3 subunit C, translating into MSRFFAGSDSDSDSSSEEEVIQRPAGPTIFTFSDDEEEVKRVVRSAKEKRYEELTNIIKQIRNFKKIKDMASMLNSFEELQKAYVKALPVIAKEEKGETPRFFIRCLVEMEDFINETWEDREFRKNMNKNNSKSLASMRQKLRKYLKDFEDDISKFRENPDQPDDDEEEEKNEPKEESDDEPPVKSQFVKTPAVPQTKQESDSDSDEWPSDSESSSESSDDEGKYTSMRERFLKKTKEDDEEKEKRKEEKRKERKEKELRKLKRQAEEEEATGDGEGWEEVRGGFTLLKEKPKMFAKDAQIDLKLVIKKLSEIMAARGKKRTDRREQIELLHELQAISDQHKLGAAITVKIKLAIISAVFDYNPKVSDAMKPEHWTKLLERMNEVLELLLANPQLNVSETVAEENESLEEAPFKIRGCILTSVERLDDEFTKLLKECDPHSNEYVERLKDESRVSSIIDKTIKYLEKTNVPSELCRIYLRKIEHVYYKFDPRVIQQKTGEVPKDVLTSVQEMDKLCKFIYAKDNTDRLRTRAILSHIYHHALHDNWFQARDLVLMSHLQETIQHSDPSTQILYNRTMAHLGLCAFRHANIKDAHNCLVDLMMTGKPKELLAQGLLPQRQHERSKEQEKIEKQRQMPFHMHINLELLECVYLVSAMLIEIPYMAAHEFDARRRMISKTFYQQLRSSERQSLVGPPESMREHVVAAAKAMRNGNWSACNNFIINEKMNAKVWDLFYQADAVRSMLTKLIKEESLRTYLFTYSHVYDSISMATLADMFELQKSVVHSTISKMIINEELMASLDDPTQTVVMHRSEPSRLQSLALQLADKINNFVDSNERILETKQGNFFLRGANQGNFRGERQYRGNQNWDRQRREREHKKDNY
- the LOC136418038 gene encoding ankyrin repeat domain-containing protein 16-like, translated to MTHSKTRNKKIQEKVLKEIQLNNISTLQTLKFQNPLFHWSSISYEQTGDTALHIAARLGYLTTIDYLLTEYSPCLVNIKNRDDKTPLHEAAQFTQLHSVKKLCSYGADVNALRRGDWTPLMLACTKIQAEVSLSIVQSLVVEGAEINYPNKDGWTCVHILARERGLDILDYLIEKELIVDLKTRNGRTALHITALHGNKQILCRLLKYLDVNSKDGCGNTPLHEALLGQHLDLARILVENKADIHLTNNSGLSVLHLVAIQDKIEVIEYVLNELNFDVNYCGNKNGWTAAHCAARKGSKEVFEYLIMRGADINLKDNFGRTATEYFNLLH
- the unc-45 gene encoding protein unc-45 homolog B, translated to MEIIECEKYKEQGNDAFKNEKWDEAVKHYSKAISGVKGEPKELAVYYKNRAAAHLKLEDFEKTVQDCDRSLEICPNDPKALFRRCQALESLQRYEEAFCDATQIFKDDPTNKSIQPYLHRLHRVVEERARINAQTNTKLENMVKIVFDPTNEKEKRETAMKNLLVLAKENAGSEVMIKQSSIVKKIKNYLKVEKNQTLYVTGIRIIGELCKHSEEKTKTVLKDAGVPWFLEILDSKSQEIVNAAQYCLQCILNSLSGMEIKSDAKPKKELVERNKATIDTLLTCLTMAINNQAISGLARDAIIELLTKNIHHTAFSWAEQLMEKGGVKKLLDCASELEEFHYESSMSITPSTRTIAAVCLSRVYDNMYYDKARDNFLSKIQDFIKEKLLTPDIESKLRITVAITELLRGPLDIGNSIIGKEGIIEMILVMANTEEDELQQKVACECLIAAASKADKARSIVTQGADILKKLYKSKNDHIRIRALVGLCKLGSYGGSDATIKPFAEGSTLKLAEACRRFLLHPGKDIDIRKWAAEGLSYLTLDAEVKEKLIEDKAALRALVELAKTGDQSMVFGVVTTLVNLCNAYQKQEVIPEMAELAKFAKQHIPEEHELDDPDFVTKRLIALGHENVTTALVALSKTESHNSKELISRVFNALASEHELRGMLVQQGAVKVLIKLALEGTEKGKCQAAQALARIGITMNPEVAFPGQRALECIRPMLSLLHQDCTGLENFEALMALCNIAQINEAARQRIVKEGGFYKIEHYMYEDHQYISRAAVQCMCNLVQSEDIIQKFFTGDNDRVKYIVSCCLDEDEDTAMAASGTLAVLTGYSEKCCEKVFDSSNWLEAIQCLLANISPSMQYRGVCIVANIISASKELANKLIESNVLEILMALKLVPDDGNRKRIKEIIDETLQICEQKYNIIMKSPEEAGASGSQ